The proteins below come from a single Henckelia pumila isolate YLH828 unplaced genomic scaffold, ASM3356847v2 CTG_270:::fragment_3, whole genome shotgun sequence genomic window:
- the LOC140870886 gene encoding uncharacterized protein, with protein MDKSWIRSDRRSKQYQEGVEQFISSCLQNLHVDPNFIHCPCCKCINLKKGPVTSIREHLFFHGFSQNYVNWIWHGESAENDRVNWSTNQDPTDDYHKDFETTNMCEAAYENYTENPEEFVKFLEDAEKPLYNGCKRYTKLSALVKLYNTKARHGMSDALFSDLLTDFGDMLPDNHNLPSSTYDAKKTLSCLSLSHEKIHACSNDCILYRKQYKDCVSCPKCGLSRLKLNKKNIEKKGVPAKVMWYFPPIPRFKRMYKSLKTSKNLTWHKETTRVAGQLRHPSDSPCWRLVDHMCVRVGAQ; from the coding sequence ATGGATAAATCTTGGATTCGCTCGGATAGAAGATCCAAACAGTATCAGGAGGGTGTTGAACAGTTCATCAGCAGTTGTTTGCAAAATCTCCACGTTGACCCCAATTTCATTCATTGTCCTTGTTGCAAATGTATAAATCTGAAAAAAGGACCGGTTACATCGATTCGAGAGCATCTTTTTTTTCATGGTTTTAGTCAAAATTATGTTAATTGGATTTGGCATGGCGAGTCTGCCGAAAATGATAGAGTAAATTGGAGTACCAACCAGGATCCAACTGATGATTATCACAAAGACTTTGAAACAACTAATATGTGTGAGGCAGCATACGAGAACTACACAGAAAATCCAGAAgaatttgtgaagtttttggAGGACGCAGAGAAACCATTGTACAATGGATGTAAGCGTTACACAAAGTTGAGTGCACTAGTGAAACTGTACAATACCAAAGCCAGGCATGGGATGAGTGATGCTCTATTTTCAGATCTATTAACAGATTTTGGGGATATGCTACCAGATAATCACAATCTGCCATCTTCAACGTATGATGCAAAAAAGACATTGAGTTGTTTGTCGTTGAGCCATGAAAAGATCCATGCTTGTTCCAATGATTGCATCCTTTATAGAAAACAATATAAAGACTGTGTAAGTTGCCCTAAATGTGGCTTGTCGCGTTTGAAGCTAAACAAGAAGAACATTGAGAAGAAAGGTGTTCCTGCCAaggtgatgtggtattttcccCCCATACCAAGATTCAAACGTATGTATAAATCTTTAAAGACCTCAAAAAATTTAACTTGGCATAAAGAAACCACAAGAGTTGCTGGTCAGTTACGTCATCCGTCTGATTCACCATGTTGGAGGTTGGTTGATCATAtgtgtgtaagagtgggtgcccagtga